The following coding sequences are from one Salvia hispanica cultivar TCC Black 2014 chromosome 3, UniMelb_Shisp_WGS_1.0, whole genome shotgun sequence window:
- the LOC125211410 gene encoding uncharacterized protein LOC125211410, producing MAPPSSATPQPSDHHKPRSPLESLLDSARPFLRGELHAVDENLPRLVSVLQAAGAGECWHKHNSFLDHLFGVYRTLKLWNAPNVVCLCALFHSAYSNSYVNLAIFPPSPTGRDTVRGHVGAAAERLIHLFCVVPRHSVTHGLLLARYSDSELVEDLRSSEISIEKLRGGGEVGEDEMWRNKIRSIIPAEGVSVKHIKTGEEIQLSRRLVATFLLMTIADISESLFGFHDNLFDNRDGRLDCSGNNVLTSLWPGIAKPGLCMHTFSRMAAIYNLLVREEEMYLKSLKNQNPEGRDGDLELVVPPVFDNCRKVVDPEEQIAARDLYWKAVCDAAEIGVERAEEMLVESVARNPFVAEAHVVLAQIYLGKGEFEAAEAEAEKGLRLLLEWGSPRDKRMTWQAWVSWGRVLLMKAKEKSWPETAWGLQNLGLVA from the coding sequence ATGGCGCCGCCGTCTTCCGCCACTCCACAACCCTCCGACCACCACAAACCCCGCTCGCCTCTCGAATCGCTCCTCGACTCCGCCCGCCCCTTCCTCCGCGGCGAGCTCCACGCGGTTGACGAAAACCTCCCCCGCCTCGTCTCCGTCCTCCAAgccgccggcgccggcgagTGCTGGCACAAGCACAACAGCTTCCTCGACCACCTCTTCGGCGTCTACCGCACCCTCAAGCTCTGGAACGCCCCCAACGTAGTCTGCCTCTGCGCCCTCTTCCACTCCGCCTACTCCAACTCCTACGTCAACCTCGCCATCTTCCCGCCCTCCCCCACCGGCCGCGACACCGTCCGCGGCCACGTCGGCGCCGCCGCCGAGCGCCTCATCCACCTCTTCTGCGTCGTTCCCCGTCACTCCGTCACCCACGGCCTCCTCCTCGCCAGGTACTCCGATTCCGAGCTGGTCGAGGACCTCCGATCGTCGGAGATCTCGATCGAGAAGCTCCGCGGAGGCGGAGAGGTCGGGGAAGACGAGATGTGGAGGAATAAGATCCGATCGATCATTCCGGCGGAAGGAGTGAGCGTGAAGCACATCAAAACCGGGGAAGAGATACAGCTGTCGAGGCGGCTGGTGGCGACTTTCCTCCTGATGACGATCGCCGATATCAGCGAATCGCTCTTCGGCTTCCATGATAATTTGTTCGATAACCGCGACGGCAGGCTCGATTGCTCCGGCAACAACGTTCTGACGTCGTTGTGGCCGGGCATCGCCAAGCCAGGGCTGTGTATGCACACCTTCTCGAGAATGGCAGCGATCTACAATCTGTTGGTGAGAGAAGAGGAGATGTACCTCAAATCgctgaaaaatcaaaatccgGAGGGGAGAGACGGAGATCTGGAGCTGGTGGTGCCGCCGGTGTTCGATAATTGCAGGAAAGTTGTGGATCCGGAGGAGCAGATCGCGGCGAGGGATCTGTACTGGAAGGCGGTGTGCGACGCGGCGGAGATAGGGGTGGAGAGGGCGGAGGAGATGCTGGTGGAGAGCGTGGCGAGGAATCCGTTTGTGGCGGAGGCTCACGTGGTGTTGGCGCAGATATATTTGGGGAAAGGGGAGTTcgaggcggcggaggcggaggcggagaAGGGGCTGAGGCTGCTGCTGGAGTGGGGGAGTCCGCGGGACAAGAGGATGACGTGGCAGGCGTGGGTGTCGTGGGGTAGGGTGCTGCTCATGAAGGCCAAGGAGAAGTCGTGGCCGGAAACTGCATGGGgtcttcaaaatttggggcTTGTtgcatga
- the LOC125209109 gene encoding zinc finger BED domain-containing protein RICESLEEPER 4-like → MSNSESCTQDLGSNQPIDDNILEDIEIEEPGLEREEEGEEIVPSASKKRKQVVRSAIWQKFDKVFEDSIQKGKCKLCGETIAADPKHNGTSAMWKHHASCLKKNEAKKNQTPFSQDELRQDIQERGRYALCRMIVLDEQPFRLVEREGFRLFCRDKVPNFNIPSRYTVRSDCVKMFLEERELVKVVFSRPSMSRVSITTDCWTGVNNTSFICVTSHFIDKEWSLHKKIINFFDITSHEGMTLLRC, encoded by the coding sequence ATGTCAAATTCAGAGTCTTGCACTCAAGACTTAGGGAGCAATCAGCCAATCGACGATAATATACTTGAAgatattgaaattgaagaacCAGGGCttgagagagaggaagagggaGAGGAAATAGTGCCGTCGGCATCAAAAAAGCGTAAACAAGTAGTAAGATCGGCTATATGgcaaaaatttgataaagtgTTTGAAGATTCAattcaaaaagggaaatgtaaACTGTGTGGAGAAACGATAGCTGCTGATCCGAAGCACAATGGCACATCTGCTATGTGGAAGCATCATGCTTCAtgtttgaagaaaaatgaagcgAAAAAGAATCAAACACCATTCAGCCAAGATGAATTGCGGCAAGACATCCAAGAAAGGGGCAGATACGCATTGTGCAGGATGATTGTTCTTGATGAACAACCATTCAGATTGGTGGAACGAGAGGGATTTCGTTTATTCTGCCGTGATAAGGTACCAAACTTTAATATCCCGAGCAGATACACGGTAAGATCGGATTGTGTGAAGATGTTTCTAGAGGAGAGAGAACTAGTGAAAGTGGTTTTCTCTAGACCAAGCATGAGTAGAGTATCAATCACCACCGACTGTTGGACTGGAGTCAATAACACAAGCTTTATTTGTGTTACATCACATTTCATCGACAAGGAATGGAGCCTGcacaagaaaataatcaacTTCTTTGACATTACTAGTCATGAGGGGATGACATTGCTAAGGTGTTGA